A window of Sutcliffiella cohnii contains these coding sequences:
- a CDS encoding NUMOD4 domain-containing protein, with protein MEMWKSIPGYDEVYEVSDKGDVRSKDRLVKTNIRNVKERLLKGKILK; from the coding sequence ATGGAGATGTGGAAAAGTATACCTGGTTACGACGAGGTTTATGAGGTGTCTGATAAAGGTGATGTTCGAAGCAAAGACAGACTAGTAAAAACGAATATCAGGAATGTGAAAGAAAGGCTACTTAAAGGCAAGATTCTTAAATGA
- a CDS encoding phage tail tube protein: MNEFPLNYKNKYSINITPEGAEPTWAPIGAGISSVDPSFDDETDDTAYYDGEGFSSETVTGIKATLTFTGHRKYGDEAQDYIASLAFEVGAKRETELKWEQPDGRVITGPVTISGIKTTGGDANSKSEFEFTATFNGKPQLTN; encoded by the coding sequence GTGAATGAATTTCCATTAAATTATAAAAATAAATATTCCATAAACATTACTCCAGAAGGAGCAGAACCAACCTGGGCTCCAATTGGTGCAGGTATTTCAAGTGTTGACCCTTCTTTTGACGATGAAACGGATGATACGGCATATTACGATGGTGAAGGTTTTTCCTCGGAGACGGTAACTGGTATTAAAGCAACTCTAACATTTACTGGACATCGTAAATATGGAGATGAAGCACAGGATTATATTGCTAGTTTAGCATTTGAAGTAGGAGCAAAACGTGAAACCGAATTAAAATGGGAACAGCCAGATGGACGTGTTATTACTGGACCGGTGACTATTAGTGGGATTAAAACTACTGGTGGAGATGCAAACTCTAAATCAGAGTTTGAATTTACTGCTACTTTCAACGGTAAGCCCCAATTAACTAATTAA
- a CDS encoding minor capsid protein encodes MTKQHVRVTIDTKKVGPKLNTATKKGQIILSEQVLKDSNFYIPADIWNLRDSSLRSSDFENGKLIWDTPYGRRLYFGLRFNFSTDKNPFASPLWYEKARSVHLGEWERVAQKAVEEGL; translated from the coding sequence GTGACTAAGCAACATGTAAGGGTAACAATCGATACTAAGAAGGTTGGGCCGAAGCTTAATACAGCTACAAAAAAAGGACAAATTATATTGTCTGAGCAAGTATTAAAGGATAGTAATTTCTATATCCCAGCAGATATTTGGAATCTTCGAGATAGTAGTTTAAGGTCTTCTGATTTTGAAAACGGCAAGCTTATTTGGGATACCCCATATGGAAGACGGCTTTATTTCGGTTTAAGGTTTAACTTTTCTACAGATAAGAATCCATTCGCTTCGCCATTGTGGTATGAAAAAGCTAGAAGTGTTCATTTAGGAGAATGGGAGCGTGTGGCACAGAAGGCGGTGGAAGAAGGTCTATGA
- a CDS encoding SHOCT domain-containing protein → MGLFDFFKPRGIVVKVIKGTIGEKKEPTYLILFTKEKGIVEVNKRKYYFLGFSEQSISEMSTAKALTGAAIGTVFAPGIGTLIGGAVGAKKKKKTNYTMAFMDVESKEKFIVEVNLFATHPNELNRLEAHDIAKEETFEDNSKGALSKVDEIREFKKLLDEGIITQEEFNKKKKELIG, encoded by the coding sequence ATGGGTTTATTTGATTTTTTTAAACCGAGAGGAATTGTAGTTAAAGTTATAAAAGGTACTATTGGCGAAAAGAAAGAACCTACTTATCTGATACTTTTTACTAAAGAAAAAGGAATAGTAGAAGTAAATAAAAGGAAGTATTATTTTTTAGGTTTTTCAGAGCAATCAATATCTGAAATGAGTACTGCAAAGGCACTAACTGGTGCTGCCATTGGAACTGTATTTGCTCCTGGAATTGGAACATTAATTGGTGGTGCGGTAGGAGCGAAAAAGAAAAAGAAAACCAACTATACAATGGCGTTCATGGATGTGGAATCCAAAGAAAAATTTATAGTAGAGGTAAATTTATTTGCCACTCATCCAAATGAACTAAATCGCCTTGAGGCCCATGATATAGCAAAAGAAGAAACCTTTGAAGATAATTCAAAAGGCGCTTTATCAAAAGTAGATGAAATTCGAGAGTTTAAAAAGTTACTTGATGAAGGGATTATTACTCAAGAAGAATTTAATAAAAAGAAAAAAGAATTAATAGGTTAG
- a CDS encoding HNH endonuclease — MAIAFIPNPKSLPVVNHKNGIKTDNRVENLEWTTHIANHHHASVIGLRDNLGQYQNKPLLCVETGIVFKNSAEAAKWILKNDPNKTSLTESGYEKLARIIRGSATGRTPKAYGYTWKDL; from the coding sequence GTGGCAATAGCATTTATCCCTAATCCCAAATCACTGCCTGTGGTTAATCATAAAAACGGAATAAAAACTGATAACAGAGTAGAGAACCTTGAGTGGACAACTCACATTGCTAATCATCACCATGCGTCAGTGATCGGACTTAGAGACAATCTTGGACAGTATCAAAATAAACCCCTCCTATGTGTTGAAACGGGAATTGTTTTTAAAAATAGCGCCGAAGCAGCTAAATGGATATTGAAGAATGATCCAAACAAAACCTCTTTAACCGAATCTGGATATGAAAAATTGGCACGTATCATACGAGGGAGTGCTACTGGAAGGACACCTAAAGCGTACGGGTATACATGGAAAGATTTATAA
- a CDS encoding putative minor capsid protein, producing MRIKPIPKRLLIHIIEYEEFIRDGSFGEEFAPKETISFVLVQPKSELKRDSNGEEVQTRGIIFLDSVNTPKFRRLREKSKIRFKEIEFRVVACDALYALDPIIPHHYEVSVV from the coding sequence GTGCGTATTAAACCAATTCCCAAGCGATTGTTAATTCATATAATTGAATATGAGGAGTTTATTAGGGATGGCTCTTTTGGTGAAGAATTCGCACCTAAAGAAACCATCTCTTTTGTATTAGTTCAACCGAAAAGTGAACTAAAGCGGGATTCAAATGGTGAGGAAGTGCAAACTAGAGGAATTATTTTCCTTGATTCTGTCAATACTCCAAAGTTCAGGCGCTTGAGAGAAAAGTCGAAGATACGGTTTAAGGAGATTGAGTTCCGTGTTGTTGCTTGTGATGCTCTATATGCATTAGATCCAATCATTCCCCACCATTATGAAGTGAGTGTTGTATAG
- a CDS encoding Gp15 family bacteriophage protein: MFTLSDRLEEDIEIEGKYYPINLFFDVVLRFFDLMDDENFFDSDKIEIAFEMLVGTEKDFEFETKYKAVQAIVTSLIIGVENKQKKSSGESSDKKIYYDLKQDAEYIYASFMQEYGIDLIDQQGSLRWEKFKALLSGMRDTTKFKEIVGIRAAKLPTGKGTEEERKRLKELKEMYALNKDQKSREEELDYMFNKLAGGN; this comes from the coding sequence ATGTTTACACTATCTGACAGACTAGAAGAGGACATCGAGATTGAAGGGAAATATTACCCTATCAATCTCTTTTTTGATGTTGTATTAAGATTTTTTGACCTCATGGACGACGAAAATTTTTTCGATTCAGATAAGATAGAAATTGCTTTCGAAATGCTTGTAGGAACCGAAAAAGACTTTGAATTTGAGACAAAATACAAAGCAGTTCAAGCAATTGTAACCAGTTTAATAATTGGTGTGGAAAATAAACAAAAAAAATCGTCTGGTGAATCTTCCGATAAGAAGATATATTATGACCTTAAACAAGATGCTGAGTATATCTACGCCTCGTTTATGCAGGAGTATGGTATTGATTTAATAGATCAACAAGGTTCCTTGCGTTGGGAAAAATTCAAAGCCTTACTTTCAGGTATGCGTGATACAACTAAATTTAAAGAAATAGTTGGTATAAGGGCTGCCAAACTTCCGACCGGTAAAGGGACGGAAGAGGAAAGAAAAAGGTTAAAAGAACTAAAAGAAATGTATGCCTTAAACAAAGATCAGAAGTCCCGAGAAGAAGAGCTAGATTATATGTTTAATAAATTGGCAGGAGGTAACTAA